A region from the Mya arenaria isolate MELC-2E11 chromosome 2, ASM2691426v1 genome encodes:
- the LOC128209935 gene encoding uncharacterized protein LOC128209935 encodes MCLLISSMHLTFVYFGFSIIFLVSFANGLTCGSFQCVEKRKASEPYCCTMDDANVPCCCSQVGDVLDVRCPESGLTTPRPSSGVNRPQPALPIAVLLTFRLATLCLE; translated from the exons ATGTGCCTTTTGATTTCGAGTATGCATTTGACCTTCGTTTACTTTGGCTTTAGTATAATCTTCCTAGTGTCATTTGCG aACGGACTAACATGTGGATCATTCCAATGTGTCG AGAAGCGTAAGGCAAGCGAACCATATTGCTGTACAATGGATGACGCCAACGTGCCGTGTTGTTGTAGCCAAGTTGGAGACGTGCTGGATGTTCGTTGTCCCGAAAGCGGACTGACCACGCCCCGACCAAGCAGTGGGGTGAACCGTCCACAACCCGCCCTCCCCATAGCAG TTCTCCTCACATTTCGACTAGCCACACTGTGTCTGGAATGA
- the LOC128209919 gene encoding cadherin-related family member 1-like gives MDPKTASIFLKAPLDYEKMQFYQFKIIAVDGYGLNSSEVLTIRILDIQDTPPEVQGTPYVVTVQENSPLGKHFFTCRAIDGDRGIPNEVAFSFSTETPCQSLFAINETSGEITVSGDVDRDFGDVMEHGGVCNMEIFVREIEQPAHAQFGLTESRAALSVFVTDENDNAPSISADSFRAYIDNTAELNYPIQFENDTEIFIEDKDQGSSGILELVLRGEDGDMTYDFEPIPSVIASRGAPLIALKSPDLIKRRGNITLKLYAIERDTAERNSATAVIHIRVTPVETTTPIPTSPPTTTERYKDPFIPSLIGAIIPCLLLIWVAAATCYYCIKRRGVPRNNRIGHQNVSTGKELHALSMDLHTGHPPPAQNGAQIGADSTSTVTRLERGTRTASNA, from the exons ATGGATCCCAAAACAGCGTCAATCTTCCTGAAGGCTCCGCTGGACTATGAGAAGATGCAGTTCTACCAGTTCAAAATAATCGCAGTG GACGGTTACGGGCTGAACTCGTCAGAAGTATTGACCATCCGGATACTGGACATTCAAGACACTCCACCGGAAGTACAGGGGACGCCATATGTAGTTACCGTGCAGGAAAACTCACCGCTG GGAAAGCATTTCTTCACTTGCCGCGCCATTGACGGTGACAGGGGGATCCCAAACGAAGTGGCGTTCTCCTTCAGTACTG AGACACCATGTCAGTCTCTTTTTGCCATCAACGAGACAAGCGGGGAAATAACAGTTTCAGGTGACGTTGACAGGGATTTTGGTGACGTCATGGAACACGGTGGCGTCTGCAACATGGAAATTTTT GTTCGTGAGATTGAACAGCCCGCGCATGCGCAGTTCGGGTTGACGGAGTCGAGGGCGGCCTTGAGCGTGTTTGTGACGGACGAGAACGACAACGCCCCCTCCATTAGCGCGGACAGCTTCCGGGCGTACATAGACAACACTGCCGAGCTGAACTACCCCATACAGTTCGAAAACGACACCGAGATATTCATAGAGGACAAGGATCAG gGTTCTAGTGGTATCTTGGAGCTGGTTTTGCGGGGAGAGGACGGGGACATGACGTACGACTTCGAGCCCATACCCAGTGTAATAGCCTCTCGGGGCGCACCACTCATCGCCCTCAAGTCACCCGACCTCATCAAGAGGAGGGGAAATATCACGCTCAAG TTATACGCCATCGAGCGAGACACAGCGGAGCGTAACAGCGCCACGGCTGTGATCCACATCCGGGTGACGCCGGTTGAAACGACAACACCTATCCCCACATCCCCACCAACCACCACTGAGCGATACAAAGACCCTTTTATAC CCAGTCTGATAGGGGCCATCATCCCATGTTTACTGCTCATCTGGGTGGCGGCAGCAACCTGCTACTACTGCATCAAGAGGCGTGG GGTTCCAAGAAACAACCGCATCGGTCACCAGAATGTGTCCACTGGCAAAGAACTTCATGCACTGAGCATGGATCTGCATACTGGGCACCCGCCTCCGGCGCAAAATGGCGCACAGATCGGCGCGGACTCGACATCCACGGTGACGCGGCTGGAGAGGGGTACCAGGACTGCCTCCAATGCGTGA
- the LOC128209929 gene encoding matrix-remodeling-associated protein 7-like, which yields MEFLTENRDIAFYLSMPITLIALIVSMAYSLRNINRLWTVGTPKRQETEQESEEEEENEGGRGDAPEIDPVQYCEHIQSEVKKARQRVASKHQKLSAEEMEKEQEIQRKQIEDILKLMEENDDKFGETKRDDLQQQMRLYV from the exons atgGAATTTCTAACGGAAAATAGGGATATAGCCTTCTATTTATCAATGCCAATAACACTTATTGCCTTAATAGTTTCAATGGCCTACTCGCTTCGCAATATTAATCGGCTATGGACGGTAGGTACGCCGAAACGACAGGAAACTGAGCAGGAATCTGAGGAGGAAGAGGAAAATGAAG GTGGAAGAGGAGACGCACCAGAAATAGACCCAGTTCAGTACTGTGAGCACATCCAGAGTGAGGTGAAGAAGGCACGGCAACGAGTAGCATCCAAACACCAG AAGTTGTCAGCAGAAGAGATGGAGAAAGAACAAGAGATTCAGCGCAAACAGATCGAGGATATCTTGAAACTTATGGAGGAAAACGATGACAAGTTTGGAGAAACTAAACGAGATGACCTGCAACAACAGATGAGACTTTATGTGTGA